The following is a genomic window from Dioscorea cayenensis subsp. rotundata cultivar TDr96_F1 chromosome 10, TDr96_F1_v2_PseudoChromosome.rev07_lg8_w22 25.fasta, whole genome shotgun sequence.
TGCTCAGGGACCTCTGAAAAGCCCCTGCTTTCATCAGAGGGAGCGGTATAATCCTCCCTCATCAGCAAAACATTGTGCAAGATAGCACAAGTGCCAATACAGGCCACAGCCATCTTCAAATCCTCCTCCTCCCCCAAACACCCAAGCGCACCCCAATTCCTCAAACTAGCCACAGTCCTGAGAGCAGGCTGAAACATAAGGCCATGAGCAACATTGAAATCTTCCTCACAAGTACCTCGAATAGGATCCTTATAAGGAACCATCAACCAAGGAAGCAAAGGATAGTTCCCATCCCCAACAAAGTACTGAGTGGAGCTCAACAATCTCCCGGCAACCACATCCTTATACAAAGAAGAACATTGCAAGACTTGGTAATCAGATTTCTCACCATTGAAACCAGCAGCAATGCTGAGAATTCTCGAACTTGAATCAGTGACAATCTGGGCAGCAACAGAGGCGCCAGAGTGAACAAGGAAGCGAGCAGAGATGATGGAGCCGCAACAGTCAGGGAGGCCAAGAGGAAGGGATTGGAAACCGGAGCAGACGAGATTGAGGTCGGGAAGAGAAGGAAAGGCGAGCCAGAAGCGGAAGTTGGTGCAGAGAACGCGGTAGAGACGGCGAGCGGAGAAGCGGGCGGTGGACTCAGGGACGCGGGAAGCGGTGGGCGAGGTCGGAGTAGGGGGC
Proteins encoded in this region:
- the LOC120270336 gene encoding protein ALP1-like, which translates into the protein MPASATHLSKIHRITTAPSSSPAPPPDHFRLSFGISSSTFEWLSSLLDPLLDCRDPSSPLPRLPPPTRLAPRPFSPLLRLPPTPTSPTASRVPESTARFSARRLYRVLCTNFRFWLAFPSLPDLNLVCSGFQSLPLGLPDCCGSIISARFLVHSGASVAAQIVTDSSSRILSIAAGFNGEKSDYQVLQCSSLYKDVVAGRLLSSTQYFVGDGNYPLLPWLMVPYKDPIRGTCEEDFNVAHGLMFQPALRTVASLRNWGALGCLGEEEDLKMAVACIGTCAILHNVLLMREDYTAPSDESRGFSEVPEQQGEDLSCDSEKKALVLRSMLSIKARMLCSSSNLVSK